The Brassica oleracea var. oleracea cultivar TO1000 chromosome C6, BOL, whole genome shotgun sequence genome includes a region encoding these proteins:
- the LOC106297367 gene encoding mitogen-activated protein kinase kinase kinase 1-like translates to MKKSSERSDVMKHSNAGTASFSSSPSEDLSVSNSSRWSALMTRSLEFPDRTGSHNFRGEDGEMDDSSTTVSNISSPIYSSGSVIQSRAKCRGKVFIGPRTGTAAVITSWLKGDLLGRGSFGPVYEGISADEDFFAVKEVSIAEQGSQAQGCIQQLEKDISLLSPLQHQNIVRYLGTAKDGSILYIFLELVTQGSLLKLYQRYPLRNFVASTYTRQILDGLKLLEFIRLITIYKSTYEFICLESHVNTEINLDLRVSNVFGYYAAER, encoded by the exons ATGAAGAAGTCATCTGAGCGTAGTGACGTGATGAAGCACAGCAATGCTGGCACAGCGTCTTTTTCTAGCTCGCCATCTGAAGATCTCTCGGTTTCGAATTCTTCTCGCTGGAGTGCTCTGATGACGCGCTCTCTAGAGTTCCCAGATCGAACCGGTTCCCACAACTTTAGAGGTGAAGATGGAGAAATGGATGACTCCTCTACCACAGTATCCAATATTTCTTCACCCATCTATTCTTCTGGATCTGTCATCCAGTCCCGTGCGAAGTGCCGTGGGAAGGTTTTTATAGGCCCGAG GACCGGCACTGCTGCTGTCATCACGTCTTGGCTGAAGGGTGATCTTCTGGGACGAGGATCGTTTGGCCCCGTGTATGAAGGCATTTCAGC TGATGAGGACTTCTTTGCTGTCAAGGAAGTTTCAATAGCTGAACAGGGAAGCCAGGCACAAGGGTGCATACAACAACTTGAAAAG GATATTTCATTACTAAGTCCGCTTCAGCATCAGAATATCGTGAGATACCTTGGCACAGCCAAGGACGGGTCGATATTGTACATCTTTCTTGAGCTTGTAACCCAAGGTTCTCTTCTAAAACTTTACCAAAGATACCCGCTCCGGAACTTTGTAGCGTCCACGTACACGAGACAAATCCTAGATGGGTTGAAATTGTTGGAATTCATACGGCTTATAACTATTTATAAATCAACCTATGAATTTATATGTCTAGAATCTCATGTCAATACCGAAATAAACTTAGATCTTAGAGTTTCGAATGTATTTGGTTATTATGCAGCGGAACGATGA